The following are encoded together in the Oscarella lobularis chromosome 10, ooOscLobu1.1, whole genome shotgun sequence genome:
- the LOC136191787 gene encoding protein lingerer-like isoform X1 yields the protein MAQQPRKFVEKMALLKEKERQQSMAVEQVLQEVRAAKVGVGGRRIGSNAQFGSDYAVAAQPPYYATSTRHRYDPAYGASAAVAPTTPDYGTQQLIHSRLTQSLPVLYSPPPPPPPPPSHQQQSLPPPPPPSQQQLHHNLLDLQSALHEQREMVHAGGGGGNAPTIVSASNVRTRFPHKSQGMDCRTEYPSMMPMQQTLDVLSSSEQLCRRIKSEPDIHNSMKAAEESSQLRQRLLATTATIPEDDRPGMMRAPAPTATAPSSFGQRHRTQSTVLPPSYISTPNDGYSLAGARASSVPNLTEDPVNSSESEFDDSAIYGGGGGGHISGAASAAAAGGQTAIFRVRQGFMNVGSKQKSPVVPRSVRRHQQQHMYGDVETVHSPSLHPPPMYSLNKQQQQQQQDGYAADFPALVSPPLTAANNSGSSSLGQQQQQQQFAFPMGYPDQHSQRQQQQQQQQQQHYFCDVGSELQQTAALQRKFNAMNVAPNDMPPPQQQHMPNSPSYPFSAGNDQLTQNYSPYFTQSSPLPSLVVSQSNDQSQQQMPGFPTSGHSQVYSSETLVDSLFAKQLDNSELESLLYSENMLPDPETEEALKRQP from the exons ATGGCGCAACAACCGCGAAAGTTCGTCGAAAAGATGGCCCTgctcaaagaaaaggaacGTCAACAGTCGATGGCCGTCGAGCAAGTGTTACAAGAAGTGCGCGCGGCTAAAGTAGGCGTAGGTGGTCGACGAATCGGTTCGAACGCGCAATTCGGCTCG GAttacgccgtcgccgcgcaGCCGCCCTACTACGCGACGTCAACTCGTCATCGTTACGATCCCGCTTACGGGGCCTCGGCGGCCGTCGCCCCGACGACGCCCGATTACGGGACTCAACAGTTGATACACAGTCGATTGACTCAATCGTTACCCGTGCTCTattcgccgcctccgccgccgccgccaccgccgtcaCATCAACAGCAATCTCtaccgccgccaccaccgccgTCTCAACAGCAACTTCATCACAATCTCCTAGATCTTCAG AGCGCTCTTCACGAGCAACGGGAAATGGTGCATgctggtggcggcggcggcaacgctCCTACTATCGTATCAGCGTCGAATGTTCGAACGAGATTTCCCCATAAAAGCCAGGGAATGGATTGTCGA acGGAGTATCCGTCTATGATGCCTATGCAACAGACGTTGGACGttctgtcgtcgtccgagCAGCTCTGTCGTcg AATCAAATCAGAACCGGATATACATAACAGCATGAAAGCAGCCGAAGAGTCGAGCCAGCTGAGACAGAGATTACTCGCCACAACGGCCACAATACCAG AAGATGACCGGCCCGGAATGATGAGA GCGCCAGCGCCGACagcgacggcaccgtcgtCATTTGGACAGAGACATCGAACCCAATCCACCGTTCTGCCTCCCTCCTACATCTCAACCCC CAACGACGGTTATTCGCTCGCCGGCGCTCGAGCCAGCTCCGTTCCCAATCTCACCGAAGATCCCGTCAATTCGTCAGAAAGTGAGTTTGACGATTCTGCTATatacggcggcggcggcggcggtcacATCAGCGGGGCGGCATCGGCTGCAGCTGCCGGCGGTCAGACGGCAATCTTTCGCGTACGACAAGGTTTTATGAACGTCGGTTCGAAGCAAAAGTCACCCGTAGTACCGAGATCTGTTCGACGTCACCAACAACAGCATATGTATGGTGACGTGGAAACGGTTCACTCTCCGTCGTTGCATCCGCCGCCGATGTATAGTCTAAacaagcagcagcaacaacagcagcaagaTGGCTATGCCGCGGATTTTCCGGCACTTGTTTCGCCGCCTCTAACGGCTGCGAATAACAGTGGATCGTCGTCCTTGGGccagcagcaacaacaacagcaattCGCCTTTCCTATGGGTTATCCTGATCAGCATTCACAGcgacaacagcaacagcaacaacagcaacaacaacactACTTCTGTGACGTCGGAAGTGAACTGCAG CAGACAGCTGCCTTGCAGCGAAAGTTCAACGCTATGAACGTAGCGCCTAATGACATGCCACCACCCCAACAGCAACACATGCCTAATTCACCGTCTTATCCTTTTTCTGCTGGAAATGATCAGCTGACTCAGAATTACTCGCCTTATTTTACTCAATCGTCACCTCTCCCCTCTTTAGTTGTTTCACAGAGTAACGATCAGTCTCAGCAACAGATGCCGGGATTTCCAACGTCCGGTCATAGCCAAGTTTATTCGTCGGAAACGCTTGTTGACAGTCTGTTTGCAAAGCAGTTAGACAATTCCGAATTGGAGTCACTTTTGTATAGCGAAAACATGCTTCCTGATCCCGAGACGGAGGAGGCGCTCAAGAGGCAGCCTTGA
- the LOC136191787 gene encoding protein lingerer-like isoform X2 — MAQQPRKFVEKMALLKEKERQQSMAVEQVLQEVRAAKVGVGGRRIGSNAQFGSDYAVAAQPPYYATSTRHRYDPAYGASAAVAPTTPDYGTQQLIHSRLTQSLPVLYSPPPPPPPPPSHQQQSLPPPPPPSQQQLHHNLLDLQSALHEQREMVHAGGGGGNAPTIVSASNVRTRFPHKSQGMDCRTEYPSMMPMQQTLDVLSSSEQLCRRIKSEPDIHNSMKAAEESSQLRQRLLATTATIPEDDRPGMMRAPAPTATAPSSFGQRHRTQSTVLPPSYISTPNDGYSLAGARASSVPNLTEDPVNSSESEFDDSAIYGGGGGGHISGAASAAAAGGQTAIFRVRQGFMNVGSKQKSPVVPRSVRRHQQQHMYGDVETVHSPSLHPPPMYSLNKQQQQQQQDGYAADFPALVSPPLTAANNSGSSSLGQQQQQQQFAFPMGYPDQHSQRQQQQQQQQQQHYFCDVGSELQTAALQRKFNAMNVAPNDMPPPQQQHMPNSPSYPFSAGNDQLTQNYSPYFTQSSPLPSLVVSQSNDQSQQQMPGFPTSGHSQVYSSETLVDSLFAKQLDNSELESLLYSENMLPDPETEEALKRQP, encoded by the exons ATGGCGCAACAACCGCGAAAGTTCGTCGAAAAGATGGCCCTgctcaaagaaaaggaacGTCAACAGTCGATGGCCGTCGAGCAAGTGTTACAAGAAGTGCGCGCGGCTAAAGTAGGCGTAGGTGGTCGACGAATCGGTTCGAACGCGCAATTCGGCTCG GAttacgccgtcgccgcgcaGCCGCCCTACTACGCGACGTCAACTCGTCATCGTTACGATCCCGCTTACGGGGCCTCGGCGGCCGTCGCCCCGACGACGCCCGATTACGGGACTCAACAGTTGATACACAGTCGATTGACTCAATCGTTACCCGTGCTCTattcgccgcctccgccgccgccgccaccgccgtcaCATCAACAGCAATCTCtaccgccgccaccaccgccgTCTCAACAGCAACTTCATCACAATCTCCTAGATCTTCAG AGCGCTCTTCACGAGCAACGGGAAATGGTGCATgctggtggcggcggcggcaacgctCCTACTATCGTATCAGCGTCGAATGTTCGAACGAGATTTCCCCATAAAAGCCAGGGAATGGATTGTCGA acGGAGTATCCGTCTATGATGCCTATGCAACAGACGTTGGACGttctgtcgtcgtccgagCAGCTCTGTCGTcg AATCAAATCAGAACCGGATATACATAACAGCATGAAAGCAGCCGAAGAGTCGAGCCAGCTGAGACAGAGATTACTCGCCACAACGGCCACAATACCAG AAGATGACCGGCCCGGAATGATGAGA GCGCCAGCGCCGACagcgacggcaccgtcgtCATTTGGACAGAGACATCGAACCCAATCCACCGTTCTGCCTCCCTCCTACATCTCAACCCC CAACGACGGTTATTCGCTCGCCGGCGCTCGAGCCAGCTCCGTTCCCAATCTCACCGAAGATCCCGTCAATTCGTCAGAAAGTGAGTTTGACGATTCTGCTATatacggcggcggcggcggcggtcacATCAGCGGGGCGGCATCGGCTGCAGCTGCCGGCGGTCAGACGGCAATCTTTCGCGTACGACAAGGTTTTATGAACGTCGGTTCGAAGCAAAAGTCACCCGTAGTACCGAGATCTGTTCGACGTCACCAACAACAGCATATGTATGGTGACGTGGAAACGGTTCACTCTCCGTCGTTGCATCCGCCGCCGATGTATAGTCTAAacaagcagcagcaacaacagcagcaagaTGGCTATGCCGCGGATTTTCCGGCACTTGTTTCGCCGCCTCTAACGGCTGCGAATAACAGTGGATCGTCGTCCTTGGGccagcagcaacaacaacagcaattCGCCTTTCCTATGGGTTATCCTGATCAGCATTCACAGcgacaacagcaacagcaacaacagcaacaacaacactACTTCTGTGACGTCGGAAGTGAACTGCAG ACAGCTGCCTTGCAGCGAAAGTTCAACGCTATGAACGTAGCGCCTAATGACATGCCACCACCCCAACAGCAACACATGCCTAATTCACCGTCTTATCCTTTTTCTGCTGGAAATGATCAGCTGACTCAGAATTACTCGCCTTATTTTACTCAATCGTCACCTCTCCCCTCTTTAGTTGTTTCACAGAGTAACGATCAGTCTCAGCAACAGATGCCGGGATTTCCAACGTCCGGTCATAGCCAAGTTTATTCGTCGGAAACGCTTGTTGACAGTCTGTTTGCAAAGCAGTTAGACAATTCCGAATTGGAGTCACTTTTGTATAGCGAAAACATGCTTCCTGATCCCGAGACGGAGGAGGCGCTCAAGAGGCAGCCTTGA
- the LOC136192424 gene encoding microtubule-associated protein 9-like, which produces MEGTRSRGKTRRSGGEKQKTKEMTAVNQRQPGASLRQSYAQETVVAHATNEPSSLRTGSGRLADSQTIRDAAFEDWAARKMARSSIRLMEEKRAEPRQVNRIEGNKGEAVFLKGKDGSTVVKESAWADSSSMRQAIYEQWLMEKKAAERKEKKELISKKKMEEEENKVKLIERGIDSKKSFEAWSSAKEVELKKKAIEKKKAEREKEREKSEEKESRKQDVVTSFSAWKGKKDEKLKEKQITEVTKKKKTAKEKEEEIEEKQKDSQKAFQNWAEKKGEKLKETAVSKRRAAKEEAKEAERLRLERKTMSETAFEKWKERKESDVVKSTDSSPSSSLGLRLAWCPAGLGSGGVLRTRALPVYARPPSPQQKQHKPRKKKSVQVCCQTLEYWCHCEESN; this is translated from the exons ATGGAAGGGACTAGGAGCCGTGGCAAGACTCGACGGAGCGGCGgagaaaaacagaaaacgaaggaaatgACAGCTGTCAATCAACGTCAGCCTGGGGCGAGTCTGCGTCAGTCCTACGCACAAGAAACAGTAGTTGCTCACGCTACAAACGAGCCGTCGTCTCTGCGAACGGGAAGCGGTCGATTGGCCGATTCTCAGACGATCCGCGATGCAGCGTTTGAGGATTGGGCTGCTAGAAAAATGGCTCGGTCATCCATACGATTGATGGAGGAGAAAAGAGCTGAGCCAAGACAGGTGAATCGAATCGAAGGAAATAAAGGCGAAGCGGTGTTTTTGAAGGGAAAAGACGGCTCGACCGTTGTGAAGGAGAGTGCATGGGCAGATTCGAGTTCTATGAGACAGGCAATCTATGAGCAGTGGTTGATGGAGAAGAAAGCTGCTGAgaggaaggagaaaaaggagttgatttctaagaaaaagatggaggaagaggagaataAAGTCAAGTTGATAGAACGTGGTATAGAttcaaagaaatcgtttgaGGCTTGGAGTTCTGCAAAAGAGGtggagttgaagaagaaggctatcgaaaaaaagaaagcggaaagagaaaaagaacgagagaaatcggaggagaaagagagtcgAAAGCAGGatgtcgtgacgtcatttagtGCATggaaaggaaagaaggaCGAGAAGCTGAAGGAGAAGCAAATCACTGAggtgacgaagaaaaagaaaactgcaaaagaaaaggaggaagaaattgaggaaaaacaaaaggaTAGCCAAAAGGCATTTCAAAATtg GGCAGAGAAAAAGGGGGAAAAATTAAAGGAAACGGCCGTTTCAAAACGACGCGCTGCTAAGGAGGAAGCAAAAGAAGCAGAGAGACTTCGCTtggagagaaagacgatgaGCGAAACAGCATTTGAAAAGtggaaggagagaaaagaaagcgatgtCGTCAAGTCGACAGATTCGTCtccatcgtcgtcactgGGTTTGAGACTGGCTTGGTGTCCGGCTGGATTGGGAAGTGGGGGTGTTCTGAGAACGCGAGCGTTACCAGTGTATGCAAGACCGCCGTCGCctcagcagaagcagcataaaccgaggaaaaagaaatctgTGCAAGTCTGCTGCCAAACGCTAGAATATTGGTGCCACTGTGAAGAAAGCAATTAG
- the LOC136191793 gene encoding kelch-like protein 12, whose product MDKRWDKIVATNLSELVPVLNPPALLFRLRSLKLITSQEMQEIRQLPSKQEMAYELLDQILPRKGPNAYSKFVEVLMETEGQEHIADMLKAVDEHTVIHETLDLKCVMPEELIHEAEMEKLKRDNEALKSEALKWKSKCKGEALIILGLRIKEDESKLKTIEPQWRVQMLPPLPACCRPCGRVIELNGSLIVGRGRKLFYLEKGSWKSKTVEASIWSVLTCGNNCYVMGQQQQQQQQQQQQQKDTKTLKIYQWKFGSESLAEMTQLPEDHQLTWGVSAIGNEEKIYIVGGYGPKCGFANQVSCYEIRTGTWTKMKETTIRRAGSSLTILGDDMYIGGGITSAGVSNQLECLPLIGDGNCSTLPPTTSPLCQLAKFNEQLVAVGGWGQKSNCFEVYDIVKDRWLALPSLNRGRYAHGLCSTQDNRLLAVRGFSEGQFIECFYT is encoded by the exons ATGGACAAACGATGGGATAAAATTGTGGCTACGAATCTCTCAGAATTGGTTCCTGTACTTAATCCTCCAGCCCTCCTATTCCGTCTGCGATCTCTAAAGCTCATTACATCACAGGAAATGCAGGAGATTAGGCAATTGCCGTCAAAGCAGGAAATGGCATATGAGCTGCTCGATCAAATTTTACCACGAAAGGGTCCCAACGCATACAGCAAGTTTGTCGAGGTGTTGATGGAAACCGAAGGGCAAGAACATATAGCCGATATGCTAAAAGCAGTCGACGAACACACCGTTATACATGAGACTTTAGACTTAAAGTGTGTCATGCCTGAAGAGCTTATTCATGAGGCTGAGATGGAAAAGCTCAAAAGAGACAACGAAGCTTTGAAAAGTGAAGCGTTGAAGTGGAAGTCAAAATGCAAAGGAGAGGCATTGATAATATTAGGATTGCGAATAAAG GAAGACGAATCCAAGCTAAAGACGATTGAGCCTCAGTGGAGAGTGCAGATGCTGCCTCCTCTGCCGGCATGTTGTAGGCCCTGCGGTCGAGTAATTGAACTAAACGGAAGTCTTATTGTGGGACGGGGTCGCAAGCTGTTTTACTTGGAGAAGGGGTCGTGGAAAAGCAAGACGGTAGAAGCCTCCATTTGGAGTGTCTTGACCTGTGGGAACAATTGCTACGTGATGggacaacaacaacaacaacaacaacaacaacaacaacaacaaaaggACACGAAAACGCTGAAAATTTACCAGTGGAAATTTGGTAGTGAAAGTTTAGCTGAGATGACACAACTTCCTGAAGATCATCAGCTTACATGGGGAGTTTCAGCAATTGGGAACGAGGAAAAAATCTACATTGTCGGTGGCTACGGGCCCAAATGCGGCTTTGCCAACCAAGTCAGTTGTTACGAGATTAGAACAGGCACGTGGACAAAGATGAAAGAAACCacgattcgacgagctgGCTCCTCTTTGACCATCCTTGGTGATGACATGTACATCGGAGGCGGAATAACGAGTGCAGGAGTTAGTAATCAACTTGAATGTTTGCCATTGATTGGAGATGGCAATTGCAGCACTCTGCCGCCTACGACGAGCCCCCTCTGTCAACTCGCCAAATTCAACGAGCAGCTTGTTGCCGTTGGAGGCTGGGGTCAGAAGAGCAATTGCTTTGAAGTGTATGACATTGTAAAGGACCGTTGGCTTGCGCTTCCGTCACTAAACAGGGGACGCTACGCTCACGGCTTGTGCTCAACGCAAGATAATCGACTATTAGCAGTAAGAGGATTTAGTGAAGGACAGTTCATTGAATGCTTTTACACATGA